One window from the genome of Pedobacter schmidteae encodes:
- a CDS encoding RNA polymerase sigma-70 factor translates to MQNLTQLQDEVLLKLLKQEHMAAFEEIYNRYWDKLYTAAYKRVQLKEVSEELVQDLFTSLWVNRNKVDIRTSLASYLFTSIKYLVLNYMQKEMVRSNYRESLSGNRIDNSTEETVLLNDLALNINAAVEQLPDKCKSVFELSRKEYKSNKEIAAELGISEKTVENQLTKALKRLRLGLNSLLWTLMVIVTIA, encoded by the coding sequence ATGCAAAATCTAACACAGCTCCAGGATGAAGTATTACTAAAACTCTTGAAACAAGAGCATATGGCGGCTTTTGAGGAGATATACAACCGTTATTGGGATAAGCTGTATACCGCTGCATATAAGCGCGTTCAGCTAAAGGAGGTGTCGGAAGAGTTGGTGCAAGATCTTTTTACTTCGTTATGGGTAAACCGAAATAAGGTAGATATACGTACTTCACTGGCTAGTTATCTTTTTACCTCCATAAAATATTTGGTATTGAATTACATGCAAAAGGAAATGGTACGCAGTAATTACAGGGAATCTTTATCAGGGAACAGGATTGACAATTCTACTGAAGAAACGGTGTTGCTAAATGATCTGGCATTAAATATTAATGCCGCTGTTGAGCAGCTGCCGGATAAGTGTAAGTCTGTTTTTGAACTGAGCCGGAAGGAATACAAATCCAATAAAGAGATCGCGGCTGAATTGGGTATTTCCGAAAAGACAGTAGAAAATCAACTGACAAAAGCCTTAAAACGCTTGCGCCTTGGCTTAAACAGTTTGCTGTGGACGCTAATGGTAATCGTAACGATAGCTTAA
- the thiS gene encoding sulfur carrier protein ThiS produces MEITINQQHHQLQESCSVQQMLTQVLSGEPKGIAVAINQNIIAKSLWTTHQLKHGDQVMLIKATQGG; encoded by the coding sequence ATGGAAATAACGATCAACCAACAACATCACCAACTACAGGAAAGCTGTTCTGTACAACAGATGCTTACTCAGGTACTTTCTGGTGAACCCAAAGGCATTGCCGTTGCCATTAATCAAAACATTATCGCAAAATCATTGTGGACCACCCATCAATTGAAACATGGCGACCAGGTGATGCTCATTAAAGCTACCCAGGGCGGTTAG
- a CDS encoding MFS transporter, whose protein sequence is MKKSLLTLTLGGLGIGITEFVMMGLLPDIAKDLSISIPQAGHLISAYALGVVIGAPLLVAIAGSYPPKKILIALMMMFVAFNALSAFSPDYTTMFIARLLAGLPHGAFFGVGSVVASRIADKGKEASAVSLMFAGLTVANVIGVPLGTYIGHNYSWRYTFVIIVIVGLITLLSLKLWLPNLSATKNRDLKKELGFFKLPEAWLIILMIAIGTGGLFSWYSYIAPLLTDVSGFSADAITYILVLAGLGMLVGNFIGGKLADKFSPAKASISLLIAMAVSLFIVHYISYNQTLSLIMTFVTGAVAFALAAPIQMLMIKTARGSEMLAASVSQASFNIGNALGAFLGGLPLAAGYDYTSPVWVGTLMALTGALFAWMLIARNKKLALAS, encoded by the coding sequence ATGAAGAAAAGTTTACTCACTTTAACCCTTGGCGGACTGGGAATAGGCATTACAGAGTTTGTAATGATGGGATTATTGCCAGATATAGCAAAAGATTTATCCATTAGCATACCACAGGCCGGACACCTGATTTCGGCTTATGCCCTGGGGGTAGTTATCGGTGCCCCACTTTTGGTAGCTATAGCAGGTAGTTATCCTCCTAAAAAGATATTGATTGCCTTGATGATGATGTTTGTGGCTTTCAATGCTTTGTCCGCTTTCTCTCCGGATTATACAACAATGTTTATCGCCCGCCTGCTTGCAGGTTTACCACATGGTGCTTTCTTTGGCGTGGGTTCTGTGGTAGCTAGTCGCATTGCCGATAAGGGTAAGGAGGCCTCGGCGGTATCGCTGATGTTTGCGGGTTTAACTGTGGCCAATGTGATTGGTGTGCCTCTGGGTACCTATATTGGTCATAACTATTCCTGGCGCTATACTTTTGTGATCATTGTTATCGTTGGGCTCATTACACTTTTGAGTTTAAAACTTTGGCTGCCCAATCTATCGGCCACCAAAAACCGTGACTTAAAGAAAGAACTGGGTTTCTTTAAACTTCCGGAAGCCTGGTTGATTATTTTAATGATTGCCATAGGCACAGGTGGATTGTTCTCCTGGTACAGTTATATCGCACCATTGCTGACCGATGTATCGGGCTTTTCGGCCGATGCCATCACCTATATTCTGGTACTTGCCGGTTTGGGAATGCTGGTAGGCAACTTTATTGGCGGTAAACTGGCCGATAAATTCTCGCCTGCAAAAGCCTCCATTTCTTTGTTGATTGCTATGGCAGTGAGCTTATTTATTGTACACTATATTTCCTATAACCAAACACTTTCGCTAATTATGACCTTTGTTACCGGTGCGGTAGCATTTGCATTGGCGGCCCCTATACAAATGCTGATGATCAAAACGGCCAGAGGGTCGGAGATGCTTGCTGCTTCGGTTAGCCAGGCCAGTTTCAATATAGGCAATGCTTTGGGTGCCTTTTTAGGCGGACTTCCATTGGCAGCGGGCTACGACTATACCTCGCCGGTTTGGGTGGGAACATTGATGGCTTTAACAGGGGCTTTATTTGCCTGGATGTTGATTGCCAGAAATAAAAAGCTTGCACTGGCCAGTTGA
- a CDS encoding YtxH domain-containing protein: MNYKKLIASRLSSLSNRSADKSEAIIGLLAGLAVGAVLGVLFAPDSGKRTRERISDKALGVTDNLKDGYHSVKERMASGKESLMGLKDRMVHGVKDKADAVSREFKDFKNAEEVRIKSGIKVSANAVNDDIQNA, encoded by the coding sequence ATGAATTATAAAAAATTAATTGCAAGCCGCTTGTCAAGCCTGTCTAACAGGTCGGCAGATAAATCAGAGGCAATTATTGGATTATTGGCCGGGTTGGCGGTAGGTGCTGTATTGGGGGTATTGTTTGCCCCCGACAGTGGAAAAAGAACAAGAGAACGGATATCAGATAAAGCATTAGGCGTAACGGATAACCTGAAGGATGGATACCATTCGGTAAAAGAACGGATGGCCTCGGGGAAAGAAAGTCTGATGGGTTTAAAAGACCGGATGGTACACGGCGTGAAAGACAAAGCTGATGCTGTAAGCCGGGAGTTTAAAGATTTTAAAAATGCAGAAGAGGTCCGTATTAAATCTGGAATAAAAGTATCGGCAAATGCTGTAAATGATGACATACAGAACGCTTAA
- a CDS encoding SusC/RagA family TonB-linked outer membrane protein, giving the protein MKITLSQLIIALILTSMSYAENIKAQAILSRPVSLKADNSTLGGMLRQIERYAHVKFVYSRNIIQADQEVSFAAREEKLETILDKLLKPIGINYEVMNDRIILSKAPAPPDDSSVLATSAQLQVSITGQVTTSDGQPMPGVSVKLKGSTGGATSDVNGKYSIKVPAPDGVLVFSYIGFTAKEVIINGRSVINVQLEELSKALSEVVVVGYGTIKRTDLTGSVGTVNADDLSKATSTNLGQAVQGRMSGVQVTQTSGQPGAGADIKVRGVGSVKSGNSPLVLVDGFVGSTNDLDADDVESITVLKDASAAAIYGSRAANGVLLVTTKRGKAGKTNVEFKSEYGWQSLTKQPKYLNGPEWAAHQNEARIYNAKSPFWVGTQAPETITEWTDWSDYVFSTAPVQDYHIGINGGNEKSKYAIGLGYIDQKGTIIGTDFKRANVRINFQQELSKSIRAGVNMSYIRSGYATTITAFSSSQPAALNGITAAPPTIPAYNPDGFPGAPRPGYPGEAFITSTTWKTPSIANDMLDNNARTNRTFGNLFAEADIIEGLKYKLAVNGSLTNNFNEEWTSKWAIYSPTDLDHLNPLAQGATASLRNLSRETYVWEIQNLLTYDRVFGKHSINALLGFSAEKGDGYQFDATKTDFPNDDLRALDAGNTLGAINGGFVSPYSLISQFGRVNYSYHDKYLFQANVRRDGSSVFAPGRQYGVYPSFSAGWRVSEESFMKSVKAISNLKLRGSWGQLGNANIPAYSWISMIDVRGGAVFGNPQTRQPAYYTTQMANDKVKWETTTTTDLGIEIGLFNNRLTFEGDIYNKRTTDMLLDATIPFTGGFTSGPVVNIGEVQNKGWEFMVRYDDKAGDFTYSGAFNLSHNKNTLVDLGGVKPLVTGPLRSDVGLPLYSYWGYEADGIWKTTAEVNANPHVTGDRPGMVRFKDRNNDGLITEADKTVIGSYMPKYVYGFNFEFGWKGIDLSVLFQGEKDKDMLVESVFGGNGEGENNNIDRYYWDNRAILDGSGNVISGTTPAAGAVKGDMIWSSFLVQDASYLRVKNLQLGYTFPKKLMAPLKIQSLRLYVNATNLITWTDFIGYDPEMKPSEPSGVEVYSRGGVDAYPVAKSITLGARLVF; this is encoded by the coding sequence ATGAAGATCACACTGAGTCAGCTGATCATAGCTTTAATCCTCACAAGCATGTCTTATGCCGAGAATATTAAAGCACAGGCTATATTAAGCCGGCCTGTAAGTCTGAAGGCCGACAATTCCACCCTGGGCGGTATGTTACGGCAAATTGAAAGGTATGCCCATGTAAAGTTTGTCTACAGCAGAAATATCATTCAGGCTGATCAGGAGGTGTCTTTTGCGGCACGTGAAGAAAAGCTGGAAACGATATTAGATAAATTGTTGAAACCTATAGGTATTAACTATGAGGTAATGAATGACAGGATTATCCTGAGCAAGGCTCCCGCACCACCCGATGATAGTTCTGTTTTGGCTACGTCTGCACAGTTGCAGGTGAGCATTACCGGGCAGGTGACTACAAGTGACGGGCAGCCAATGCCGGGGGTAAGTGTAAAATTAAAAGGAAGTACAGGAGGGGCAACCAGTGATGTGAATGGAAAATATAGCATCAAGGTGCCAGCTCCGGATGGAGTGCTGGTGTTTAGTTATATAGGTTTTACCGCCAAAGAGGTGATTATCAATGGTCGCTCGGTTATCAATGTACAACTGGAAGAGCTTTCCAAAGCGTTATCGGAAGTAGTTGTAGTAGGATATGGTACCATTAAAAGAACTGACTTGACGGGTTCTGTAGGTACAGTAAATGCCGACGACCTGAGCAAGGCTACATCCACCAATCTTGGCCAGGCAGTTCAGGGCAGGATGAGTGGTGTGCAGGTTACCCAAACTTCCGGACAACCTGGAGCCGGTGCTGATATCAAAGTGCGGGGTGTGGGCTCTGTAAAATCAGGTAATAGTCCGCTTGTGCTGGTTGATGGTTTTGTGGGTAGTACCAATGATTTGGATGCTGACGATGTTGAATCCATTACGGTATTGAAAGATGCTTCTGCAGCTGCGATTTATGGATCAAGGGCAGCGAATGGGGTATTATTGGTAACCACCAAAAGGGGGAAAGCAGGAAAAACCAATGTAGAGTTTAAATCAGAATACGGCTGGCAGTCGCTCACCAAACAACCCAAATACCTGAATGGCCCCGAATGGGCAGCACATCAGAATGAGGCCAGGATTTACAATGCTAAGTCACCTTTCTGGGTGGGTACGCAGGCACCGGAGACCATTACCGAATGGACAGATTGGTCCGATTATGTTTTCAGTACAGCGCCAGTTCAGGATTACCACATCGGTATCAATGGAGGCAATGAAAAAAGTAAGTACGCAATAGGCCTGGGCTATATTGACCAGAAAGGTACCATAATCGGTACCGATTTTAAGCGGGCCAACGTAAGGATCAATTTCCAGCAGGAACTGAGCAAATCGATAAGGGCAGGTGTCAACATGAGCTATATCCGCTCGGGCTACGCCACTACCATCACTGCTTTCTCTTCTTCACAGCCTGCGGCATTGAACGGCATCACAGCTGCTCCGCCAACTATTCCAGCCTATAATCCTGATGGATTTCCGGGTGCCCCCCGTCCGGGATACCCTGGCGAAGCATTTATCACCAGCACCACCTGGAAAACGCCGTCTATTGCAAACGACATGCTGGACAATAATGCGCGTACCAACCGTACTTTTGGTAACCTGTTTGCCGAAGCAGATATCATTGAAGGTTTAAAATACAAGTTGGCGGTAAACGGATCTTTGACCAATAATTTTAATGAGGAATGGACCAGTAAATGGGCTATTTATTCGCCTACAGATCTGGATCATTTAAATCCCCTGGCGCAAGGGGCTACGGCAAGTCTACGCAACCTGTCGAGGGAAACTTATGTCTGGGAAATCCAGAATTTGCTGACTTACGACCGTGTTTTTGGTAAACACAGTATCAATGCCTTGTTGGGGTTCTCGGCCGAAAAAGGAGATGGCTACCAGTTTGATGCAACCAAAACAGACTTTCCTAATGATGATTTACGAGCTTTGGATGCAGGTAATACTTTAGGGGCTATCAACGGCGGTTTCGTTAGTCCATATTCGTTGATATCCCAGTTTGGAAGAGTCAATTACTCGTACCACGACAAATATCTTTTTCAGGCCAATGTGCGTCGCGATGGCTCATCTGTATTTGCGCCTGGCAGGCAGTATGGGGTTTATCCATCTTTTTCTGCAGGATGGCGTGTTTCGGAAGAGTCCTTTATGAAATCTGTAAAAGCCATCAGCAATTTGAAATTACGTGGTAGCTGGGGACAACTGGGCAATGCTAATATTCCGGCTTATTCCTGGATCAGCATGATTGATGTACGTGGTGGTGCTGTTTTTGGTAATCCGCAAACCCGTCAGCCTGCCTATTATACTACGCAAATGGCCAATGATAAAGTAAAATGGGAAACCACTACCACTACTGATTTGGGGATCGAGATAGGCTTATTTAATAACCGTTTGACTTTTGAAGGAGATATTTACAATAAAAGAACAACCGATATGTTGCTGGATGCAACCATTCCTTTTACAGGTGGTTTTACTTCAGGGCCGGTGGTCAACATTGGCGAAGTGCAAAACAAGGGTTGGGAATTTATGGTGCGGTATGATGACAAAGCAGGAGATTTTACTTACAGTGGTGCATTTAACCTGTCGCACAACAAAAATACTTTGGTCGACCTGGGTGGGGTAAAACCATTGGTAACCGGGCCGCTAAGATCTGATGTAGGCCTTCCGCTTTATTCGTATTGGGGCTATGAAGCAGATGGCATCTGGAAAACTACAGCTGAAGTAAATGCCAATCCACATGTAACGGGCGACCGTCCGGGCATGGTGAGGTTTAAAGACCGTAATAATGATGGTTTAATTACCGAAGCCGATAAAACTGTGATTGGTAGTTATATGCCTAAATATGTTTATGGGTTTAATTTTGAATTTGGTTGGAAAGGAATAGATCTATCAGTATTGTTTCAGGGAGAGAAAGATAAGGATATGTTAGTAGAATCTGTTTTTGGAGGCAATGGTGAGGGAGAGAATAACAATATAGACCGATATTACTGGGACAACAGGGCGATACTGGATGGCAGTGGTAACGTGATCAGCGGAACAACTCCTGCAGCTGGCGCCGTAAAGGGTGATATGATATGGAGCAGTTTCCTGGTGCAGGATGCTTCTTACCTGCGTGTGAAAAACCTGCAGCTGGGCTATACCTTTCCGAAAAAGTTGATGGCGCCGCTAAAGATACAATCACTAAGACTGTATGTGAATGCGACCAATTTAATCACATGGACGGATTTTATTGGCTATGATCCGGAAATGAAACCATCAGAGCCATCAGGTGTTGAGGTGTACTCTCGCGGTGGTGTGGATGCCTATCCTGTAGCAAAATCGATTACACTAGGTGCCCGTTTGGTTTTTTAA
- the thiC gene encoding phosphomethylpyrimidine synthase ThiC yields the protein MKVEKTPNEQVISRTPFPASRKIYVKGQMHDIEVAMREISLSDTKIHNGFGLTEPNPPVTVYDTSGPYTDPEIQIDVKQGLPRLREKWITDREDVVQLDQISSDYGQQRLTDSKLDVLRFAHRNKPYKAIKGANVSQMHYAKKGIITAEMEYIAIRENQRIDLLNEQLGKQFDVMSHQHKGHSFGANTPKGYITPEFVRAEVAAGRAVIPCNINHPELEPMIIGRNFLVKINANIGNSAVTSSIEEEVEKAVWACRWGADTIMDLSTGKNIHETREWIIRNSPVPIGTVPIYQALEKVNGKAEDLTWELFRDTLIEQAEQGVDYFTIHAGVLLRYVPLTAKRVTGIVSRGGSIMAKWCLAHHKENFLYTHFEEICEIMKAYDVAFSLGDGLRPGCIADANDEAQFGELETLGELTKIAWKHDVQTIIEGPGHVPMHLIKENMEKQLEHCSEAPFYTLGPLTTDIAPGYDHITSAIGAAMIGWFGTAMLCYVTPKEHLGLPNKKDVKDGVITYKIAAHAADLAKGHPGAQYRDNALSKARFEFRWEDQFNLSLDPDTAKSFHDETLPADGAKIAHFCSMCGPNFCSMKITQDVREYAAKEGVDEQSALEKGMAQKSKEFAEKGSEIYL from the coding sequence ATGAAAGTAGAAAAAACACCCAACGAACAAGTCATTAGTCGTACTCCCTTCCCGGCATCCCGCAAAATTTATGTAAAGGGTCAAATGCACGATATTGAAGTCGCTATGCGCGAAATCAGTTTAAGTGACACCAAAATTCACAATGGATTTGGTTTAACAGAGCCTAATCCTCCGGTTACGGTGTACGACACCAGCGGTCCATATACCGATCCTGAAATACAGATAGATGTAAAACAAGGCCTTCCCCGATTAAGGGAAAAATGGATAACAGACCGAGAGGATGTCGTACAACTGGACCAGATCAGCTCTGACTACGGGCAGCAACGCCTGACCGACAGTAAGCTGGATGTGTTGCGTTTTGCGCACCGAAACAAACCCTACAAAGCAATAAAAGGTGCCAATGTATCGCAAATGCATTACGCAAAAAAGGGCATCATTACTGCTGAAATGGAGTACATTGCCATCAGAGAAAACCAGCGTATTGATTTGCTGAACGAGCAGTTGGGCAAACAATTTGACGTGATGAGCCATCAGCACAAAGGCCATAGTTTTGGGGCCAACACCCCTAAAGGGTATATCACACCCGAATTTGTGCGCGCAGAAGTGGCTGCAGGCAGGGCGGTCATTCCTTGCAACATCAATCACCCCGAGTTAGAACCGATGATCATTGGGCGCAATTTCCTGGTCAAGATCAATGCCAATATTGGCAATTCGGCCGTAACCTCTTCCATTGAAGAAGAAGTGGAAAAAGCTGTTTGGGCCTGCCGTTGGGGCGCCGATACCATCATGGACCTTTCTACGGGAAAAAATATCCATGAAACCCGCGAATGGATTATTCGCAACTCCCCTGTCCCAATTGGTACTGTGCCCATTTACCAGGCCCTGGAAAAAGTAAACGGTAAGGCAGAAGACCTGACCTGGGAACTGTTTAGGGATACGCTGATAGAACAAGCCGAGCAAGGGGTAGATTATTTTACCATCCACGCCGGTGTTTTATTGCGTTATGTACCCTTAACCGCCAAAAGAGTAACCGGAATTGTATCACGGGGTGGTTCTATTATGGCCAAATGGTGTCTGGCTCATCATAAAGAAAATTTTCTATATACGCATTTTGAGGAAATTTGCGAAATCATGAAAGCCTATGACGTTGCCTTCTCTCTGGGAGACGGATTAAGACCAGGTTGTATTGCCGATGCCAACGATGAGGCGCAGTTTGGCGAATTGGAAACATTAGGTGAACTCACCAAAATTGCCTGGAAACATGATGTGCAGACTATTATAGAAGGCCCTGGACATGTACCGATGCACCTGATTAAAGAAAACATGGAAAAACAGCTGGAACATTGCTCAGAAGCGCCTTTTTATACACTGGGGCCGCTAACCACAGATATCGCCCCTGGCTATGACCACATTACCTCGGCCATAGGTGCTGCCATGATTGGTTGGTTTGGGACGGCTATGCTTTGTTATGTAACGCCTAAAGAACACCTTGGCTTACCCAACAAAAAAGACGTTAAAGATGGGGTAATTACCTATAAAATTGCTGCACATGCGGCTGATCTGGCTAAAGGTCACCCCGGTGCACAATACCGCGACAATGCATTGAGCAAGGCCAGGTTCGAATTCAGATGGGAAGATCAGTTTAACTTATCCCTCGATCCGGATACCGCCAAATCGTTTCATGATGAGACCCTGCCTGCCGATGGTGCAAAGATTGCTCATTTCTGTTCGATGTGCGGCCCGAACTTCTGCTCAATGAAAATTACACAGGATGTGCGCGAATATGCCGCCAAAGAAGGTGTTGATGAACAATCAGCATTGGAAAAAGGCATGGCCCAGAAATCTAAGGAATTTGCAGAAAAAGGAAGCGAGATATACCTGTAG
- a CDS encoding MFS transporter — translation MISITKHRFFLSLFFFMSGLSFSTWASRIPTIKTAFGFNEAELGSLLFALPIGSLLGLPISGWLVSKYNSRVPLTVGYGLNAFSLAFIGFAQNTFSLVAAVVIFAFTTRIFNISVNTQAITLQKQFDKKIMGSFHGYWSMGGIGGILLSTLLLKFNVPIQYHFVAVAIVMLAVTLYSYQFLLKGDRSETGNKLVLSKPDPYIFYLGVVVFLCAICEGGMFDWSGIYFQEIIKVEIFTYGYLIFMTFMAASRFLSDIIVARFGMPKTYIMSASFIISGISLAIIFPFFWTAMIGFSLVGFGTAAIIPMSYALAGASKKYSAGMAISIIATYSITGMLLGPPLIGYLAHAFNLRVSFVIFALCGVLLIPITQMFFKYQKLSGKSA, via the coding sequence ATGATTTCTATTACAAAACACCGTTTCTTTTTAAGCCTGTTTTTTTTCATGTCGGGCTTAAGCTTTTCTACCTGGGCGTCCAGAATTCCAACTATTAAAACCGCTTTTGGATTTAATGAAGCCGAATTGGGTAGTCTTTTATTTGCTTTACCTATTGGTTCGCTACTTGGTTTGCCCATTTCGGGCTGGCTGGTTTCAAAATACAACAGCCGTGTGCCATTAACAGTAGGCTACGGACTAAATGCTTTTTCACTGGCCTTTATCGGTTTTGCGCAAAATACTTTTAGTCTGGTTGCCGCAGTAGTGATATTTGCTTTTACCACAAGGATTTTCAATATTTCTGTAAATACCCAGGCGATCACCCTGCAAAAGCAGTTCGATAAAAAGATTATGGGATCCTTTCATGGATATTGGAGTATGGGCGGCATAGGAGGGATTCTTTTGTCTACACTGTTACTCAAATTTAATGTGCCGATACAATATCATTTTGTTGCCGTAGCCATTGTGATGTTGGCGGTAACTTTATATTCGTATCAGTTTTTATTAAAAGGCGACCGCTCCGAAACAGGCAATAAACTGGTGTTGAGCAAGCCAGATCCTTATATTTTTTACCTCGGTGTGGTTGTTTTTTTATGTGCCATTTGCGAAGGCGGAATGTTCGACTGGAGTGGTATTTATTTTCAGGAGATCATTAAAGTAGAGATTTTTACTTATGGCTACCTGATATTTATGACCTTTATGGCCGCTTCAAGATTTCTGTCGGATATCATTGTGGCCCGCTTTGGGATGCCAAAAACTTATATCATGAGTGCCAGTTTTATCATTTCAGGGATCTCGCTTGCCATAATTTTTCCCTTTTTTTGGACAGCTATGATTGGTTTTTCGTTGGTGGGATTTGGTACGGCAGCCATCATTCCAATGTCGTACGCCCTGGCGGGTGCTTCAAAAAAATACTCGGCCGGAATGGCCATATCTATCATTGCAACCTATTCTATTACCGGAATGCTATTGGGGCCACCATTGATAGGTTACCTTGCCCATGCCTTTAATTTAAGGGTATCTTTTGTAATATTTGCACTCTGTGGGGTATTGTTGATTCCCATTACCCAAATGTTTTTTAAATATCAAAAGCTTTCAGGTAAATCAGCTTAA
- a CDS encoding FecR family protein gives MKTAITPELIRKYIGGACTTEEFEAVNQWYTSFEQAADPVIDLELKEQLELKMRMLGQIRTNIKSVSANRRNKRMKLLLYGWCGSAAAAVIALVWLTFYKHDFIKTQRDRSASRTNISAVSLIRNTTKGIEKHVLSDGSIIWLNPGAHIMYNKGFASKMRSVQLSGDAFFEVTKDKKRPFVIHSHNLITTVWGTSFSITYNKSNQAMEVAVLTGKVSVRDAGHKADEVMLLPNEKAVYQEKGHQLGKAELAPNSAINMWKKEDVSFDNTAVNEVVKVLNLKFDVNITIADDALDAYVLKADFTDQSLPEILLMMQKSLNITYAIDGKHIELRQQEQ, from the coding sequence ATGAAGACAGCAATTACGCCGGAGCTGATCCGTAAATATATTGGTGGGGCTTGTACAACCGAAGAGTTCGAAGCTGTAAATCAATGGTATACCTCTTTTGAGCAAGCAGCGGATCCGGTGATAGACCTGGAACTGAAGGAGCAGTTGGAATTAAAAATGAGGATGTTGGGCCAGATCAGGACAAATATCAAATCAGTTAGTGCCAATCGCCGCAATAAACGTATGAAGTTATTGTTGTATGGCTGGTGCGGAAGCGCAGCGGCCGCAGTAATAGCACTAGTGTGGCTTACCTTTTATAAACACGATTTCATCAAAACACAGCGGGACAGATCAGCTAGCCGCACCAATATTTCAGCTGTAAGTCTGATCCGAAATACAACTAAAGGTATAGAAAAGCATGTTTTGTCGGATGGAAGTATCATCTGGCTAAATCCCGGGGCTCATATCATGTACAATAAGGGCTTTGCTTCTAAAATGAGGAGTGTACAGCTCAGCGGGGATGCATTTTTTGAAGTCACAAAAGATAAAAAACGTCCATTTGTAATCCATAGCCATAATTTAATTACAACGGTATGGGGTACAAGTTTCAGTATTACTTATAACAAAAGTAACCAGGCAATGGAAGTAGCGGTGCTTACCGGAAAAGTATCTGTACGTGATGCCGGACACAAGGCAGATGAGGTAATGCTGTTGCCCAATGAAAAAGCTGTTTATCAGGAGAAAGGTCATCAGCTAGGTAAAGCTGAGCTGGCACCAAACTCGGCAATAAACATGTGGAAAAAAGAAGATGTTTCTTTTGATAATACTGCCGTAAACGAGGTGGTAAAGGTACTTAACTTAAAGTTTGATGTAAATATTACCATAGCTGATGATGCTTTGGATGCCTATGTGCTGAAAGCAGATTTTACAGATCAGAGTTTACCTGAAATTCTGCTAATGATGCAGAAGTCGCTGAACATTACTTATGCCATTGATGGTAAGCATATTGAACTGCGACAACAAGAACAATAA